One segment of Nakamurella flava DNA contains the following:
- a CDS encoding winged helix-turn-helix transcriptional regulator → MGAGYRQFCPVAKAMELLDERWTLLLIREMIAGSEHFNELRRGLPRMSPSLLSRRLQQLERAGLVARRGDRWVLEPAGYELRPVIEAVGSWGMRWIGELGDADLDPKLLLWDMHRSLSAAAPAARTVLQLHFPDGPPRARSWWLVIEAPEADVCDSDPGHPVALTLHARLAPLVRYWRGDLEWDDVLRSGDVRVHGPAELRRALPGWFVRSPFAGVRPAAAQPVGR, encoded by the coding sequence ATGGGTGCCGGATACCGGCAGTTCTGCCCCGTGGCCAAGGCGATGGAGCTGCTCGACGAGCGGTGGACGCTGCTGTTGATCCGCGAGATGATCGCCGGCAGCGAGCATTTCAACGAGCTGCGGCGCGGCTTGCCGCGCATGTCGCCCAGCCTGCTGTCCCGTCGGCTCCAACAGCTGGAACGGGCCGGGCTGGTCGCCCGGCGCGGTGACCGCTGGGTCCTCGAGCCGGCCGGCTACGAGCTGCGTCCGGTCATCGAGGCGGTCGGGTCGTGGGGGATGCGATGGATCGGTGAGCTCGGTGACGCCGACCTGGACCCCAAGCTGCTGCTCTGGGACATGCACCGCAGCCTGAGCGCGGCGGCGCCGGCCGCCCGCACCGTCCTGCAGCTGCACTTCCCGGACGGCCCACCCCGGGCACGGTCCTGGTGGTTGGTCATCGAAGCGCCCGAGGCGGACGTCTGCGACAGCGACCCCGGCCACCCGGTGGCGCTCACCCTGCACGCCCGGCTCGCGCCGCTCGTCCGCTACTGGCGGGGCGACCTGGAGTGGGACGACGTGCTGCGGTCCGGTGACGTCCGGGTGCATGGGCCGGCCGAGCTGCGGCGGGCGCTGCCCGGCTGGTTCGTTCGCTCCCCGTTCGCCGGGGTCCGGCCGGCCGCTGCCCAGCCCGTGGGTCGGTGA
- a CDS encoding RpiB/LacA/LacB family sugar-phosphate isomerase: MRIAMANDHAGFALKTEIAAQLRGLGHEVVDFGTHDENACDLPDVVYPAALALSRGEVDRAIFVDGVGYGSAMIANKVPRVFAAVCQDPFCAELSRSHSATTALCLGGKIIGSALALEIVRVWLTTEPLTDEKYRRRVDKVVAIDARHVGDATPGPTAV, from the coding sequence ATGCGCATCGCGATGGCCAACGACCACGCGGGGTTCGCCCTCAAGACCGAGATCGCCGCCCAGTTGCGGGGCCTCGGACACGAGGTGGTGGATTTCGGGACCCATGACGAGAATGCCTGCGATCTGCCCGACGTCGTCTATCCGGCCGCGCTGGCGCTCAGCCGCGGCGAGGTGGACCGGGCGATCTTCGTCGACGGGGTCGGCTACGGCAGCGCGATGATCGCCAACAAGGTGCCGCGGGTGTTCGCGGCGGTCTGCCAGGACCCGTTCTGCGCCGAGCTGTCCCGCTCGCATTCGGCCACCACCGCACTGTGCCTGGGCGGCAAGATCATCGGCTCGGCCCTGGCCCTGGAGATCGTCCGGGTGTGGCTGACCACCGAGCCGCTGACCGACGAGAAGTACCGGCGCCGGGTGGACAAGGTCGTCGCCATCGACGCCCGGCACGTCGGTGACGCCACCCCCGGCCCGACCGCGGTCTGA
- a CDS encoding dipeptidase — MTAATDRIATLLNRAPVFDGHNDVAWALRRLVAGRPETALDGVDLGAAQPALHTDVPRLRAGGVGAQFLSVYVPGTLSGGAAVTAVLEQIDCAHRIIARHPKTFRFCRSADDVRAAHASGRIGALLGAEGGHSIDDSLAVLRMLDLLGVAYMTLTHNENTPWADSATDVPAVDGLNDRGRQVVAEMNRLGMLVDLSHVAATTMHAALDATRAPVLFSHSSCRAVTDHVRNVPDDVLERLPANGGVVMVTFVPDFVSQACADHTRAQEAQAQRLGLSRVTVYTQDDGRDHDPGAVDALRQWQAAHPRPRATVTDVADHVEHARAVAGPAHIGLGGDYDGTADLPDGLSDVSGYPALLSELAERGWSDADLAALTWGNALRVLGAAQDVASSGDPV; from the coding sequence ATGACCGCCGCCACCGACCGGATCGCGACCCTGCTGAACCGGGCACCGGTCTTCGACGGACACAACGACGTCGCCTGGGCGCTCCGTCGACTCGTGGCCGGCCGACCCGAGACCGCCCTGGACGGCGTCGATCTCGGCGCAGCGCAACCGGCCCTGCACACCGATGTCCCCCGTCTGCGGGCCGGCGGGGTGGGGGCGCAGTTCCTCTCCGTCTACGTTCCCGGCACCCTGTCCGGCGGGGCGGCGGTGACGGCGGTCCTAGAGCAGATCGACTGCGCGCACCGCATCATCGCCCGGCACCCGAAGACGTTCCGGTTCTGCCGGTCGGCGGACGACGTGCGCGCGGCCCACGCATCGGGACGGATCGGCGCACTGCTCGGAGCCGAGGGCGGGCACAGCATCGACGATTCACTGGCCGTCCTGCGCATGCTCGACCTGCTGGGCGTGGCCTACATGACGCTGACCCACAACGAGAACACCCCGTGGGCCGATTCGGCGACGGACGTGCCGGCGGTCGACGGTCTGAACGACCGTGGGCGTCAGGTGGTGGCGGAGATGAACCGGCTGGGCATGCTCGTCGACCTGTCACACGTCGCCGCCACCACCATGCACGCCGCGTTGGACGCCACCCGGGCGCCGGTGCTGTTCTCGCACTCGTCGTGCCGGGCGGTCACCGACCACGTCCGCAACGTGCCGGACGACGTGCTCGAGAGGCTGCCGGCCAACGGCGGCGTGGTGATGGTGACGTTCGTCCCGGACTTCGTCTCGCAGGCCTGCGCCGACCACACCCGCGCCCAGGAGGCACAGGCGCAGCGACTCGGACTCTCCCGGGTGACCGTCTACACCCAGGACGACGGGCGCGATCACGACCCGGGGGCGGTCGATGCCCTGCGGCAGTGGCAGGCCGCGCATCCCCGGCCGCGGGCGACCGTGACGGATGTCGCCGACCACGTGGAGCACGCCCGGGCGGTGGCGGGTCCGGCGCACATCGGACTGGGCGGGGACTACGACGGCACGGCGGACCTGCCCGACGGCCTGTCGGACGTCTCCGGCTACCCGGCCCTGCTGTCCGAGCTCGCCGAGCGGGGGTGGTCGGACGCCGATCTGGCCGCGCTGACGTGGGGCAACGCGCTGCGGGTCCTGGGGGCCGCGCAGGACGTCGCCTCATCGGGTGACCCTGTGTGA
- a CDS encoding pyridoxal phosphate-dependent aminotransferase — translation MLTDPMVSRLRPFTTTIFAEMSALAVATDAINLGQGFPDTDGPPAVLEAARQAISDGVNQYPPGPGRPELRQAIAAVRAQTYGQHFDPDTEVLVTVGATEAIAAAVLGLCEPGDEVIALDPCYDSYPAVVAMAGAVLRPVPLRPDATGRFALDVDQLAAAITPRTRLLLLNTPHNPTGTVLTDAELDGVAELAVRHDLIVVTDEVYEYLTFDGVAHRPPATFPGMAERTVTVSSAGKSFSVTGWKIGWACGPAPLIAAVRAAKQFLTYVGGAPFQPAVTVALTSELEWVRQLRGDLQRKRDRLSAGLRAAGFEVLHPQGTYFVMTDIRSLGESDGMRFCLELPHRVGVVAVPGEVFFADSERGKPFVRFAFCKRDEVIDAACERLAGLHRESGR, via the coding sequence GTGCTGACCGACCCGATGGTGTCCCGGTTGCGACCGTTCACCACCACGATCTTCGCCGAGATGTCGGCGTTGGCCGTGGCCACCGACGCGATCAACCTGGGCCAGGGCTTCCCGGACACCGACGGTCCGCCGGCCGTGCTGGAGGCCGCCCGGCAGGCCATCTCCGACGGGGTGAACCAGTACCCGCCCGGTCCCGGTCGACCGGAACTGCGACAGGCGATCGCCGCCGTTCGGGCGCAGACCTACGGCCAGCACTTCGATCCCGACACCGAGGTGCTGGTGACGGTCGGCGCCACCGAGGCGATCGCTGCCGCCGTGCTCGGCCTGTGCGAACCGGGTGACGAGGTCATCGCCCTCGACCCCTGCTACGACTCCTACCCCGCGGTGGTCGCGATGGCCGGGGCCGTGCTGCGGCCGGTGCCGCTGCGTCCGGACGCGACCGGGCGGTTCGCCCTGGACGTCGACCAGCTGGCCGCGGCGATCACGCCGCGGACCCGGCTGCTGCTGCTCAACACCCCGCACAACCCGACCGGCACGGTGCTCACCGATGCCGAGCTCGACGGGGTCGCGGAGCTGGCCGTCCGGCACGACCTCATCGTCGTCACCGACGAGGTGTACGAGTACCTGACGTTCGACGGGGTCGCCCATCGGCCGCCGGCGACGTTCCCGGGGATGGCCGAACGGACGGTCACGGTGTCCAGCGCGGGCAAGTCGTTCAGCGTGACCGGCTGGAAGATCGGCTGGGCCTGCGGGCCGGCGCCGCTGATCGCCGCCGTGCGGGCGGCCAAGCAGTTCCTCACCTACGTCGGCGGCGCACCCTTCCAGCCCGCCGTCACGGTCGCCCTGACCAGCGAGCTGGAGTGGGTCCGGCAACTCCGGGGCGACCTGCAGCGCAAGCGGGACCGCCTCTCGGCCGGGCTGCGGGCCGCCGGGTTCGAGGTGCTGCACCCGCAGGGCACCTACTTCGTGATGACCGACATCCGGTCCCTGGGAGAAAGCGACGGCATGCGGTTCTGTCTGGAACTACCGCACCGGGTGGGCGTGGTCGCCGTTCCCGGCGAAGTCTTCTTCGCCGATTCCGAACGCGGAAAACCGTTCGTACGCTTCGCGTTCTGCAAGCGGGACGAGGTCATCGACGCCGCGTGCGAGCGGCTGGCCGGTCTGCACCGGGAATCAGGCCGATGA
- a CDS encoding DUF445 domain-containing protein, whose product MTTTEMLNPADAERRRRLRVMKTVATGALVFMAVLFVIAYSLQDTYPWLGYVRAMAEAGMVGALADWFAVTALFRRPLGLPIPHTAIIPNRKDAIGSSLSEFVATNFLSETVVRDKLAQFSVAARAGEFLIAPGSAERVTAELATAVRGISNVLSDDQVAEVLEGLVRRKVDEVQIGPYLGRIAAEVFERGDHRPLVDFVIDHGYDWVRNNYTVVARVVSQRAPSWSPRFLDGVIADRIYHEVESFMLAVKTDPNHQLRGALDRFLAEFAQDLQHDEKTIAQAETIKERIIENAEVRSLAASAWTSVKASLLQAAEDPESPLRTSVTEGLRNFGQQLVDGGEMATKVDGWIADAAGYVSRHHARNITGIIDETIARWDGEATSRKIELQVGRDLQFIRINGTVVGALAGLVIYTLAQLFL is encoded by the coding sequence GTGACCACCACCGAAATGCTGAATCCGGCCGACGCCGAGCGCCGCCGTCGGCTCCGCGTCATGAAGACGGTGGCCACCGGCGCGCTGGTCTTCATGGCGGTCTTGTTCGTCATCGCCTACTCGCTGCAGGACACCTACCCCTGGCTCGGGTACGTCCGGGCGATGGCCGAGGCCGGCATGGTCGGCGCCCTGGCCGACTGGTTCGCGGTGACCGCACTGTTCCGCCGGCCGTTGGGACTGCCGATCCCGCACACCGCGATCATCCCGAACCGCAAGGACGCCATCGGCTCCTCGCTCTCGGAGTTCGTGGCCACCAACTTCCTGTCCGAGACGGTGGTCCGCGACAAGCTGGCCCAGTTCTCGGTGGCCGCCCGGGCCGGGGAGTTCCTGATCGCCCCCGGGTCGGCCGAGCGGGTCACCGCGGAACTGGCCACCGCGGTGCGCGGCATCAGCAACGTGCTGTCGGACGACCAGGTGGCCGAGGTGCTCGAAGGTCTGGTCCGCCGCAAGGTCGACGAGGTGCAGATCGGCCCGTACCTCGGGCGGATCGCCGCCGAGGTGTTCGAACGGGGCGACCACCGTCCGCTGGTCGACTTCGTCATCGACCACGGCTACGACTGGGTCCGTAACAACTACACGGTGGTCGCCCGGGTGGTCTCGCAGCGGGCGCCGTCCTGGTCGCCGCGGTTCCTCGACGGGGTGATCGCCGACCGGATCTACCACGAGGTCGAGTCGTTCATGCTCGCGGTCAAGACCGACCCGAACCACCAGCTGCGGGGGGCGCTGGACCGGTTCCTGGCCGAGTTCGCCCAGGACCTGCAGCACGACGAGAAGACCATCGCCCAGGCCGAGACGATCAAGGAACGGATCATCGAGAACGCCGAGGTGCGCTCGCTCGCGGCCAGCGCCTGGACGTCGGTGAAGGCATCCCTGTTGCAGGCGGCCGAGGACCCCGAGTCCCCGCTGCGCACGTCGGTGACCGAGGGTCTGCGGAACTTCGGTCAGCAGCTCGTCGACGGAGGGGAGATGGCGACCAAGGTGGACGGCTGGATCGCCGACGCCGCCGGATACGTGTCCCGCCATCACGCCCGCAACATCACCGGGATCATCGACGAGACCATCGCCCGCTGGGACGGTGAGGCCACCAGTCGCAAGATCGAGCTCCAGGTGGGTCGGGATCTGCAGTTCATCCGTATCAACGGCACCGTCGTCGGCGCGCTGGCCGGCCTGGTCATCTACACCCTGGCGCAGCTGTTCCTCTGA
- a CDS encoding DUF2516 family protein, producing the protein MQIAYTITGAINLALSFAGAALGIFAMVDAFSRRPDAFAAADKQTKGTWTGITGACGVVLCMSIVFGLFAPQTIFWLAALTGSLVYLLDVRPRLREVQSGGRW; encoded by the coding sequence GTGCAGATCGCCTACACGATCACCGGTGCCATCAACCTGGCGCTCTCCTTCGCCGGAGCGGCCCTGGGAATTTTCGCGATGGTCGACGCCTTCAGCCGGCGACCCGACGCGTTCGCGGCCGCGGACAAGCAGACCAAGGGCACCTGGACGGGCATCACCGGCGCCTGCGGCGTGGTGCTCTGCATGTCGATCGTCTTCGGGCTGTTCGCCCCGCAGACCATCTTCTGGCTGGCCGCGCTGACCGGCAGCCTCGTCTACCTGCTCGACGTCCGTCCGCGGCTGCGTGAGGTGCAGAGCGGCGGCCGTTGGTAG
- a CDS encoding inorganic diphosphatase, protein MEFDVTIEIPKGSRNKYEVDHESGRIRLDRTLFTATQYPADYGFIDDTLGQDGDPLDALVLLSEPTFPGCLVTARAIGMFRMTDEKGPDDKVLCVSATDPRQNHLQDITDLPIFERLEIQHFFEVYKDLEPGKSVEGAEWVDRAAAEEEIKISYDRERKHLAALEAAGNVHEVSSDKTVEAPSPGRH, encoded by the coding sequence GTGGAATTCGACGTCACCATCGAGATCCCCAAGGGCAGCCGCAACAAGTACGAGGTGGATCACGAGTCCGGTCGGATCCGCCTGGACCGGACCCTGTTCACCGCGACGCAGTACCCCGCGGACTACGGCTTCATCGACGACACCCTGGGCCAGGACGGCGATCCGCTGGACGCGCTGGTGCTGCTCTCCGAGCCCACATTCCCGGGTTGCCTGGTCACGGCCCGGGCCATCGGGATGTTCCGCATGACGGACGAGAAGGGCCCGGACGACAAGGTCCTCTGCGTGTCGGCCACCGACCCGCGGCAGAACCACCTGCAGGACATCACCGACCTGCCGATCTTCGAACGGCTGGAGATCCAGCACTTCTTCGAGGTCTACAAGGACCTGGAGCCCGGCAAGAGCGTCGAGGGCGCCGAGTGGGTCGACCGCGCGGCCGCCGAGGAGGAGATCAAGATCTCCTACGACCGTGAGCGCAAGCACCTGGCCGCCCTCGAGGCCGCGGGGAACGTGCACGAGGTGAGCTCGGACAAGACGGTCGAGGCGCCGAGCCCGGGCCGTCACTGA
- the dacB gene encoding D-alanyl-D-alanine carboxypeptidase/D-alanyl-D-alanine-endopeptidase yields the protein MATVRGNRRTALIVVGLVVVVALAVTAFVLLRPGNSSNGGSSTAASVSDPAVTAPAAALAPLTGSGQAPTEAGVAAQLASALANPALGQFSGVIMDPASGTTLWSENPNALQIPASTTKVLTGAALLTSADPTERLVTRVVKGDQEGDIVLVGGGDVTLSARDPKVGTVYEGAPLMSDLAAQIKASGVVVKRIVLDTSYWTGPDFAQGWLTGDIQGTSGNAQGYITKMSPLMVDGDRVDPSNENSPRTGDPANTAGKALARLLGNENLTLVNGTAPEGGEVIAQVSSQPLSVLLSQALVNSDNVLAEALARQVAIARGAPPSFAGATAAIGEALQALGVDPIGVEIYDGSGLSNDDRVAPIVMAQLMDRAVKGDPATLRNLLTGLPVAGVSGSLADRYAEGASRAGAGWVRAKTGSLQVTYALTGYVPDQDGRILVFAFVSNGVTSGTRPALDAVASALRGCGCT from the coding sequence GTGGCCACGGTGCGGGGAAATCGGCGCACGGCGTTGATCGTGGTGGGCCTGGTCGTGGTGGTCGCCCTGGCGGTGACGGCATTCGTCCTGCTCCGGCCGGGTAACAGCAGCAATGGCGGGTCCTCGACGGCGGCCTCGGTCTCCGATCCCGCGGTGACCGCTCCGGCGGCCGCGCTGGCCCCGCTGACCGGGTCGGGCCAGGCCCCGACCGAAGCGGGCGTCGCTGCGCAGCTCGCCTCCGCGCTGGCCAATCCGGCCCTGGGCCAGTTCTCCGGCGTGATCATGGACCCGGCGTCCGGGACCACGCTGTGGAGCGAGAACCCCAATGCCCTGCAGATCCCGGCGTCGACCACCAAGGTGCTCACCGGGGCGGCCCTGCTGACGTCGGCCGACCCCACCGAGAGATTGGTCACCCGGGTCGTCAAGGGCGACCAGGAGGGCGACATCGTCCTGGTCGGCGGGGGTGACGTGACGCTGTCGGCCCGCGACCCGAAGGTGGGCACCGTCTACGAGGGCGCGCCCCTGATGTCCGACCTGGCCGCACAGATCAAGGCCAGCGGGGTCGTCGTCAAACGCATCGTCCTGGACACCTCGTACTGGACCGGACCCGACTTCGCCCAGGGCTGGCTGACCGGCGACATCCAAGGCACCTCGGGTAACGCCCAGGGCTACATCACCAAGATGTCGCCGCTGATGGTCGACGGCGACCGTGTGGACCCGTCCAACGAGAATTCGCCCCGCACCGGCGACCCGGCGAACACCGCCGGCAAGGCGCTCGCCCGGCTGCTCGGCAACGAGAACCTGACCCTGGTCAACGGCACGGCTCCGGAGGGCGGCGAGGTCATCGCCCAGGTGTCCTCCCAGCCGCTGTCGGTGCTGCTCTCGCAGGCCCTGGTCAACTCCGACAACGTGCTGGCCGAGGCGCTGGCCCGGCAGGTCGCCATCGCCCGCGGCGCGCCGCCCAGCTTCGCCGGAGCCACCGCCGCCATCGGCGAGGCCTTGCAGGCCCTGGGCGTCGACCCGATCGGCGTCGAGATCTACGACGGTTCCGGGCTGTCCAACGACGACCGCGTGGCGCCCATCGTGATGGCCCAGCTGATGGACCGGGCCGTCAAGGGCGACCCGGCGACCCTGCGGAACCTGTTGACCGGGCTGCCGGTCGCCGGGGTGTCCGGCAGCCTGGCCGACCGGTACGCCGAGGGGGCCTCCCGGGCCGGTGCCGGCTGGGTGCGGGCCAAGACCGGATCACTGCAGGTCACCTACGCCCTGACCGGCTACGTGCCCGACCAGGACGGCCGCATCCTGGTCTTCGCGTTCGTCTCCAACGGGGTCACCTCCGGGACCCGTCCGGCCCTCGACGCCGTCGCCTCCGCGCTCCGCGGTTGCGGCTGCACCTGA
- a CDS encoding zinc-dependent metalloprotease has protein sequence MSPHPADGSAPSPIDWTTAVRTGQRLAPAGPKVTPAEAATVVADLRELSAQAELAVRDTTGLGADLPVADAEVVDRPGWVAATAAGMAELTAPITDKLGAQLTGPAQGLTRGVTGAQIGAVLAFLSGRVLGQYDPMVPSAAGDPGRLLLVAPNVVKVERELRADPVDFRLWVCLHESTHRLQFTANPWLREHFRGLVAEFADRSETDPSAVVSRAVAAVTARRGRAGRDSGNWVETLQSPEQREIFDRLMAFMSLLEGHADHVMDAVGPAVVPSVASIRASFTARRAKTRGPVDRLIRALLGMDLKMSQYVKGAAFVRAVVDRAGMDGFNTVWTSADTLPTRAEITAPEVWVRRVLG, from the coding sequence ATGAGTCCGCACCCCGCCGACGGGTCCGCGCCGTCGCCGATCGACTGGACCACCGCCGTCCGGACCGGGCAGCGGCTGGCGCCCGCCGGGCCGAAGGTGACCCCCGCGGAGGCCGCGACTGTCGTCGCCGACCTGCGGGAACTGTCGGCCCAGGCCGAACTGGCCGTCCGGGACACGACCGGGCTCGGCGCCGACCTGCCGGTGGCCGACGCCGAGGTCGTCGACCGGCCCGGGTGGGTGGCCGCGACGGCCGCCGGGATGGCCGAGCTGACCGCCCCGATCACCGACAAGCTCGGCGCCCAGCTCACCGGACCGGCCCAGGGTCTGACCCGCGGAGTGACCGGCGCCCAGATCGGCGCGGTCCTGGCGTTCCTGTCCGGCCGGGTCCTGGGTCAGTACGACCCGATGGTGCCGTCCGCCGCCGGCGACCCGGGGCGGCTGCTGCTGGTCGCCCCGAACGTCGTCAAGGTCGAACGCGAACTGCGGGCCGACCCGGTCGACTTCCGCCTGTGGGTGTGTCTGCACGAGAGCACCCACCGGCTGCAGTTCACCGCCAACCCGTGGCTGCGGGAACACTTCCGCGGCCTGGTGGCCGAATTCGCCGACCGCTCGGAGACCGACCCGTCGGCCGTCGTCAGCCGGGCCGTCGCCGCCGTCACCGCCCGGCGGGGGCGCGCGGGTCGCGACTCCGGCAACTGGGTCGAGACGCTGCAGAGCCCGGAACAGCGGGAGATCTTCGACCGGCTGATGGCCTTCATGAGCCTGCTGGAGGGCCACGCCGACCACGTGATGGACGCCGTCGGCCCGGCCGTCGTCCCCTCCGTCGCCAGCATCCGCGCGTCGTTCACCGCGCGGCGGGCCAAGACGCGCGGCCCCGTCGACCGGCTCATCCGGGCGCTGCTGGGGATGGACCTGAAGATGAGCCAGTACGTCAAGGGCGCGGCGTTCGTCCGCGCCGTCGTCGACCGGGCCGGCATGGACGGCTTCAACACCGTCTGGACCTCGGCGGACACCCTGCCGACCCGGGCCGAGATCACCGCACCCGAGGTCTGGGTGCGTCGGGTCCTGGGCTGA